From one Candidatus Woesearchaeota archaeon genomic stretch:
- the lgt gene encoding prolipoprotein diacylglyceryl transferase, with the protein MFYNSIDPVLFRLGSLEIRYYGIIYALGFVIAYFMIYHLAKKGKLKLTKDDVADFVFYLLIGTVIGARVFYVVFYDPVYFINNPLMIPAVWHGGLSFHGGLVGAIIAGLLFCRKKKISFYEIADIAVIPLALGLFLGRIANFINGELIGRITNVPWCVKFQNFEGCRHPSQIYEAIKNLFMFSVLWFVYDLKTKGKKLPAGSLFWLFVIMYSVLRFFIEFFRMPDEQLGFIAFGLTMGQILNIVMFLTALFFLIRFNYKKKSR; encoded by the coding sequence ATGTTTTACAACAGCATTGATCCTGTTCTTTTCAGGCTCGGCAGCCTTGAGATAAGGTATTACGGCATCATCTATGCGCTCGGCTTTGTAATCGCTTATTTCATGATCTATCATCTTGCAAAAAAAGGAAAATTAAAATTAACCAAAGATGACGTTGCTGATTTCGTCTTTTACCTTCTTATCGGAACAGTAATAGGGGCAAGGGTTTTTTACGTTGTTTTTTACGATCCTGTTTATTTCATCAATAACCCATTGATGATTCCTGCTGTATGGCATGGCGGCCTAAGCTTTCACGGCGGATTAGTCGGAGCAATAATTGCAGGCCTTTTATTCTGCAGAAAGAAAAAAATAAGCTTCTACGAAATAGCAGACATTGCAGTTATTCCGCTTGCGCTTGGCTTGTTTTTAGGCAGAATCGCAAACTTCATCAATGGCGAACTTATCGGGAGAATAACAAATGTTCCGTGGTGCGTCAAATTCCAGAACTTTGAAGGCTGCAGGCATCCGTCGCAGATTTATGAGGCCATTAAAAATTTATTTATGTTTTCTGTGCTGTGGTTTGTTTATGATCTGAAAACAAAAGGAAAAAAGCTTCCAGCAGGATCCTTATTCTGGCTTTTTGTGATCATGTACTCGGTTTTAAGGTTCTTTATTGAATTCTTCAGAATGCCTGATGAGCAGCTCGGGTTTATTGCTTTTGGACTGACAATGGGGCAGATACTGAACATTGTTATGTTTTTAACTGCCCTGTTTTTTTTAATAAGGTTTAATTATAAGAAGAAAAGCCGTTGA
- the rpsJ gene encoding 30S ribosomal protein S10, which translates to MQKARIKLASTSIEQINEVCKSIQDIAEKTGVDMRGPIPLPTKKLRLTTRKGPDGGGTAMWDHYEMRIHKRLIDLGIDERALRLVMRVTIPEGLNIEIEMIDV; encoded by the coding sequence ATGCAGAAAGCAAGAATAAAACTAGCAAGCACAAGCATAGAGCAGATAAATGAAGTGTGCAAAAGCATACAAGATATAGCTGAAAAAACTGGAGTCGATATGCGCGGCCCTATTCCTTTGCCTACTAAAAAGCTCAGATTAACCACCAGAAAAGGCCCTGATGGCGGCGGCACAGCAATGTGGGATCATTACGAGATGAGGATCCACAAAAGGCTGATTGATCTTGGCATTGACGAAAGAGCTTTAAGACTGGTTATGCGTGTTACTATTCCTGAAGGCCTCAACATTGAGATTGAGATGATTGATGTTTAA